One window from the genome of Candidatus Gracilibacteria bacterium encodes:
- a CDS encoding nucleotidyl transferase AbiEii/AbiGii toxin family protein yields the protein MLDRIQHEIIFKKILRDIYQDNNLQAKITFKGGTCLYMFHKLDRFSTDLDFNIIGDDFNPEEVTKILKTYLIIEEYNKRYTYFWLGSYEKGKQKIKVEMSKRDYPDTYVNVDFYGLTIPTLSKSCMFAHKLCAITDRKKVVNRDLYDAYFMFKDNFEINEKIIEVRTKKTAKEYIKSLIPFIRENVNPHDILQGLGELVDDKICKEKVKEFLNRKILNIDTSQESVMTNTLYGFD from the coding sequence ATGTTGGATAGAATTCAGCATGAAATAATTTTTAAAAAAATATTAAGAGATATTTATCAAGATAATAATCTTCAGGCAAAAATTACTTTTAAAGGTGGAACTTGTCTTTATATGTTTCATAAATTAGATCGTTTTTCAACTGACTTAGATTTTAATATTATTGGAGATGATTTTAATCCTGAGGAAGTAACTAAAATTTTAAAAACTTATTTAATAATTGAGGAATACAATAAGCGCTACACATATTTTTGGTTAGGTTCTTATGAAAAAGGAAAACAAAAAATTAAGGTAGAGATGAGCAAACGAGATTATCCTGATACATATGTAAATGTAGATTTTTATGGGTTGACAATACCAACTCTTTCTAAAAGCTGTATGTTTGCTCATAAGTTATGCGCTATAACTGACAGAAAAAAAGTAGTCAATCGCGACCTTTATGACGCTTACTTTATGTTTAAGGATAATTTTGAGATTAATGAAAAAATAATTGAAGTAAGGACAAAAAAAACTGCTAAAGAATACATAAAAAGTTTGATTCCATTTATCAGAGAAAATGTTAATCCTCATGATATCTTGCAGGGGTTAGGCGAGCTGGTAGATGATAAAATATGTAAAGAAAAAGTTAAAGAATTCTTGAATAGAAAAATTCTTAATATTGACACGAGTCAAGAAAGTGTA